The following are encoded in a window of Flavobacteriales bacterium genomic DNA:
- a CDS encoding (Fe-S)-binding protein, with translation MHVPTISEFTVTGETPEVLFWVGCAGSFDDRARKITKAFVRIMNAAQVKFAVLGQEESCTGDPARRAGNEFLFQMQALQNITVLNGYGVKRIVTACPHCFNTLKNEYPALGGDYEVLHHTQFINALLKEGRIKVQGGSFAGKRITFHDPCYLGRGNGEYEAPREVLLKLDAALVEMKRSKRNGLCCGAGGAQMFKEAEPGQREVNIERSEEALGEKPDVIAAGCPFCNTMLTDGVKHFNKEAEVKVKDIAELIAEASEL, from the coding sequence ATGCACGTCCCCACGATCTCCGAGTTCACCGTCACCGGCGAAACCCCCGAAGTGCTCTTCTGGGTGGGCTGTGCTGGCAGCTTCGACGATCGGGCGCGCAAGATCACCAAGGCCTTCGTGCGCATCATGAACGCGGCCCAGGTGAAGTTCGCCGTGCTGGGACAGGAGGAAAGCTGCACAGGCGATCCCGCGCGCCGCGCCGGCAACGAGTTCCTCTTCCAGATGCAGGCGTTGCAGAACATCACCGTGCTCAACGGCTACGGCGTGAAGCGCATCGTCACCGCCTGTCCGCATTGCTTCAACACGCTGAAGAACGAGTATCCCGCGCTGGGCGGCGACTATGAGGTGCTGCACCACACGCAATTCATCAACGCGCTGCTGAAGGAAGGCCGCATCAAGGTGCAGGGCGGCAGCTTCGCCGGCAAGCGCATCACCTTCCACGACCCCTGCTACCTGGGCCGTGGCAACGGCGAGTACGAAGCGCCGCGCGAAGTGCTGCTGAAGCTTGATGCCGCGCTGGTGGAGATGAAGCGCAGCAAGCGGAACGGCCTGTGCTGCGGGGCCGGTGGCGCACAGATGTTCAAGGAGGCCGAGCCCGGCCAGCGCGAGGTGAACATCGAACGCAGCGAGGAAGCGTTGGGGGAGAAGCCCGATGTGATAGCCGCAGGTTGCCCCTTCTGCAACACCATGCTCACCGATGGTGTCAAACATTTCAACAAGGAAGCCGAGGTGAAGGTGAAGGACATCGCCGAACTGATCGCCGAGGCATCGGAACTCTGA